The following are from one region of the Stigmatella ashevillena genome:
- a CDS encoding DUF4276 family protein produces MFRVVVYAEGAGELAGSKNFQRAPGAALTEEELGSAHLLVRRCLEKVRDLDASGIRFEEPLRTGRGKLARGSILHSPATLRPLLLWADPARQPDLAVVLVDADGDDARQGLLDSSLQGIPVESVVGVAIQEFETWLLADPNALEEVLRQPVTAPKPPEKLSKRQSKELLHQWCEQHARSRDAADLRRDLARQCDLDTLTRQCTAFAQFLHKLGTRRA; encoded by the coding sequence ATGTTCCGAGTGGTCGTCTACGCCGAAGGCGCCGGAGAGCTGGCGGGCTCCAAGAACTTCCAGCGGGCTCCAGGTGCCGCGCTCACCGAGGAAGAGCTGGGCTCCGCGCACCTGCTCGTGCGCCGGTGTCTGGAGAAAGTCCGAGACCTCGACGCCTCTGGAATCCGCTTCGAGGAACCCCTGCGCACGGGCCGAGGAAAGCTCGCTCGCGGCAGTATCCTCCACAGCCCTGCCACCTTGCGGCCCCTCTTGCTCTGGGCGGATCCCGCTCGACAGCCCGATCTCGCCGTGGTGCTTGTCGATGCGGATGGCGATGATGCGCGGCAAGGCCTGCTCGACTCCAGCCTCCAAGGCATTCCCGTTGAGTCCGTCGTGGGAGTTGCCATCCAAGAGTTCGAGACATGGCTCCTCGCCGACCCGAACGCACTCGAGGAGGTCCTCCGGCAACCTGTCACGGCTCCCAAACCACCCGAGAAACTCTCCAAGCGTCAGTCGAAGGAGCTTCTCCACCAATGGTGCGAGCAGCATGCCCGCAGCCGCGACGCCGCGGACCTCCGGCGTGACCTGGCGCGACAGTGCGACCTCGACACCCTCACGCGGCAGTGCACCGCCTTCGCCCAGTTCCTCCACAAGCTCGGAACCCGCCGGGCGTAA
- a CDS encoding App1 family protein, with protein MPAFKPAFFEFAVRADAAWDAWSRRVRRRLKLARPPRILPYRGYGTPERVLIQARVLEDRDVRPSHLRRTLVGSAIASYQRYATRELAGAHVAVHWGDKRWEGTTDEEGFLTLWVAPPEGILPGWNFVKLELLGPEPEGVATVSAPVLVAGAEAELGVISDIDDTVIVTGVTNPLKRAWTLFLTEHRTRLPFEGVDAFYKALHDGSQGQETNPIFYVSSSPWNLYEHLDEFLSLHRIPAGPLLLRDWGLSRHGFAPGGGHGHKLDKIRGVMGTLEQLPFILIGDSGQEDAEHYRTIVREFPGRVRCVYIRNVPTKEQRAVELALIAEEVRQAGSQMVVVDDTVTAARHAAKAGWIRWEEVPRVEEHQREDAEARTVLDSLDRE; from the coding sequence ATGCCCGCCTTCAAGCCCGCTTTCTTCGAGTTCGCCGTCCGAGCCGATGCTGCTTGGGACGCATGGAGCCGCCGGGTCCGGCGTCGGCTGAAGCTGGCCCGGCCCCCGCGCATTCTTCCCTACCGGGGGTATGGCACGCCCGAGCGGGTGCTCATCCAGGCCCGCGTTCTGGAGGACCGGGACGTGAGGCCCTCCCACCTGCGGCGCACGCTCGTGGGCAGCGCCATTGCCTCGTACCAGCGGTACGCGACGCGGGAGCTGGCGGGAGCGCATGTGGCGGTGCATTGGGGGGACAAGCGCTGGGAGGGCACCACGGACGAGGAGGGTTTCCTGACCCTGTGGGTGGCGCCCCCCGAGGGGATTCTGCCGGGGTGGAACTTCGTGAAGCTGGAGCTGCTCGGGCCGGAGCCGGAGGGGGTGGCCACGGTGTCCGCGCCGGTGCTGGTGGCGGGCGCCGAGGCGGAGCTGGGCGTCATCAGCGACATTGACGACACCGTCATCGTCACAGGCGTCACCAACCCTCTGAAGCGGGCCTGGACGTTGTTCCTGACGGAGCACCGCACGCGCCTGCCCTTCGAGGGCGTGGATGCCTTCTACAAGGCGCTGCATGATGGGAGCCAGGGGCAGGAGACGAACCCCATCTTCTATGTCTCCAGCAGCCCCTGGAACCTGTACGAGCACCTGGACGAGTTCCTCTCGCTGCACCGGATTCCGGCGGGCCCGCTGTTGCTGCGGGACTGGGGGCTGTCGCGCCACGGCTTCGCGCCCGGGGGAGGGCACGGGCACAAGCTGGACAAGATTCGCGGGGTGATGGGCACGTTGGAGCAGTTGCCCTTCATCTTGATTGGCGACAGTGGGCAGGAGGACGCGGAGCACTACCGGACCATCGTCCGCGAGTTCCCGGGGCGCGTGCGCTGTGTGTACATCCGCAACGTGCCCACGAAGGAACAGCGGGCGGTGGAGCTGGCACTCATCGCCGAGGAAGTGCGTCAGGCGGGCAGCCAGATGGTGGTGGTGGACGACACGGTGACGGCGGCCCGGCATGCGGCGAAGGCCGGGTGGATCCGCTGGGAAGAGGTGCCCCGGGTGGAGGAGCACCAGCGCGAGGACGCGGAGGCCCGGACGGTGCTGGACTCCCTCGATCGGGAGTGA
- a CDS encoding RtcB family protein, with translation MSWIQRLEKVSEGHYVLPKTKTMRVDADLFLSDKLLYGEGPDAPGLEEAVFSQVVNAASFPGVTRVAVTPDCHVGYGVPIGTVVETDGILLPTAAGYDIGCGMVQLKTTLTAEDVADKQKRRRWIDEVIHRIAVGVGASRAQRQRKVDARTFSEVVRHGAKALGRTNSTTERDFIPVEDDRVDIPERASGKRDQLGSLGGGNHFTEMQVDEEGRVWVMLHTGSRGFGWNIAKHFFVEGARALGLNSRSEDFIWLDAETKLGREYWNLHNMAANFAVANRLIIGEAVCAALEEVFGGTADIYYEISHNLIQKEAGKFVARKGATRAFPKGHPSLRKTSWEHTGHPILIPGSMETGSAILFAEEGAAKSIYSVNHGSGRRLSRGEARRVLRQEETDQRMAQAGILLNTRTTPLDESGPCYKNLDDVLETVEMAGLARVAHRLTPVACIKGAD, from the coding sequence ATGAGCTGGATTCAACGGTTGGAGAAGGTCTCGGAGGGGCACTACGTGCTGCCGAAGACCAAGACGATGCGGGTCGACGCCGACCTGTTCCTGTCCGACAAGCTGCTCTACGGCGAGGGCCCAGACGCCCCGGGGCTGGAAGAGGCCGTCTTCTCCCAGGTCGTCAACGCCGCCTCCTTCCCGGGGGTCACCCGCGTGGCCGTCACGCCGGACTGCCACGTGGGCTACGGGGTGCCCATCGGCACCGTGGTGGAGACCGACGGCATCCTGCTGCCCACCGCGGCCGGCTACGACATCGGCTGTGGCATGGTGCAGCTCAAGACGACGCTGACCGCCGAGGACGTGGCCGACAAGCAGAAGCGCCGGCGGTGGATCGACGAGGTGATTCACCGGATCGCCGTGGGCGTGGGCGCCAGCCGGGCTCAGCGCCAGCGCAAGGTGGACGCGCGCACCTTCTCGGAGGTGGTGCGCCACGGCGCCAAGGCCCTGGGACGCACGAACTCCACCACGGAGCGGGACTTCATCCCCGTGGAGGACGACCGGGTGGACATCCCCGAGCGGGCCTCTGGCAAGCGCGACCAATTGGGCAGCCTGGGCGGCGGCAACCACTTCACCGAGATGCAGGTGGATGAAGAAGGCCGGGTCTGGGTGATGCTGCACACGGGCAGCCGCGGCTTCGGGTGGAACATCGCCAAGCACTTCTTCGTGGAGGGGGCACGCGCGCTGGGGCTCAACTCCCGCAGCGAGGACTTCATCTGGCTGGACGCGGAGACGAAGCTGGGCCGCGAGTACTGGAACCTGCACAACATGGCGGCCAACTTCGCGGTGGCCAACCGGCTCATCATCGGCGAGGCGGTGTGCGCGGCGCTCGAGGAGGTGTTCGGCGGCACCGCGGACATCTATTACGAAATCTCGCACAACCTCATCCAAAAGGAGGCCGGCAAGTTCGTGGCACGCAAGGGCGCCACGCGCGCCTTCCCCAAGGGGCACCCCTCGCTGAGGAAGACCTCCTGGGAGCACACGGGCCACCCCATCCTCATCCCGGGCTCCATGGAGACGGGCAGCGCCATCCTCTTCGCCGAGGAAGGGGCCGCCAAGTCCATCTACTCGGTGAACCACGGCTCGGGACGCCGGCTGTCCCGCGGCGAGGCCCGGCGCGTCCTGCGCCAGGAGGAGACCGACCAGCGCATGGCCCAGGCGGGGATTCTCCTCAACACCCGCACCACCCCGCTGGACGAGTCGGGGCCCTGCTACAAGAACCTCGACGACGTGCTGGAGACGGTGGAGATGGCGGGGCTGGCCCGGGTGGCCCACCGCCTGACGCCGGTGGCCTGCATCAAGGGCGCGGACTGA
- a CDS encoding TIGR02266 family protein, which yields MRPPSNTFPRPIATREAELARAEAELSALETRTADQVARAATEATTLANRLSQVRTELAQAQSEHAGDVSLPEIGARLQAAAIPELAVEVARDRALTARREALEVRTKANEEVQIALHAFLQQTQALTRELAEAETRLKNATEAARLRRQQEEARARQPPPPPPPSARPPGLARSTSATSVPVSAAPPPPPTAKRAKARVRLQAQIHLNSESNFFAGFSSDVLTGGLFVATVETVPRGTHVDLDFTLPGGRPHKVSGVVRWLREPNDRMPDLMPGMGVQFQDVPPEVASAISSFVAKREPLFYPD from the coding sequence ATGAGGCCGCCGTCCAATACCTTTCCCCGTCCCATTGCCACGCGTGAGGCCGAGCTTGCGCGCGCCGAGGCCGAGCTGTCCGCCCTCGAGACGCGCACGGCGGACCAGGTGGCCCGTGCCGCCACCGAGGCCACCACGCTGGCCAACCGGCTGAGCCAGGTCCGGACCGAGCTGGCCCAGGCGCAGTCCGAGCACGCGGGAGATGTCTCCCTCCCCGAGATTGGAGCCCGGCTCCAGGCCGCGGCCATCCCCGAGCTGGCCGTGGAAGTGGCCCGGGACCGGGCCCTCACGGCCCGCCGGGAAGCCTTGGAGGTGCGCACCAAGGCCAACGAGGAGGTGCAGATCGCCCTGCACGCCTTCCTCCAGCAGACCCAGGCCCTGACGCGCGAGTTGGCCGAAGCGGAGACGCGCCTCAAGAACGCCACCGAAGCCGCCCGCCTCCGCCGCCAGCAGGAAGAGGCACGGGCCCGGCAGCCCCCACCCCCGCCCCCGCCGAGCGCCCGGCCTCCCGGGCTCGCCCGGAGCACGAGCGCCACCAGCGTCCCCGTGAGCGCCGCGCCCCCACCCCCGCCCACGGCCAAGAGGGCGAAGGCGCGTGTGCGGCTCCAGGCCCAGATTCACCTGAACAGCGAGTCCAACTTCTTCGCCGGCTTCTCCTCGGATGTGCTCACGGGTGGCCTCTTCGTCGCCACGGTGGAGACGGTGCCTCGCGGCACCCACGTGGACCTGGACTTCACCCTGCCCGGGGGCCGACCGCACAAGGTCAGCGGGGTGGTGCGCTGGCTCCGGGAACCGAACGACCGCATGCCGGACCTGATGCCCGGCATGGGCGTGCAGTTCCAGGACGTGCCGCCCGAGGTGGCCTCGGCCATCTCCAGCTTCGTGGCCAAGCGCGAGCCCCTCTTCTACCCCGATTAA
- a CDS encoding cupin domain-containing protein yields MRSDSEAPPTLGVGTAGRSESCWRPRWDWRRAAPETETEADNSLTETPETPVEKVNLENKFALFSEHWKPKVVGQLNGQQVKLAKLSGSFVWHHHETEDELFLVVNGHLRMELRDRTVELGPGEFLIVPRGVEHRPVAEGEVEVLLFEPTSTLNTGNVRNERTAEALEHL; encoded by the coding sequence ATGAGAAGCGACAGCGAAGCACCACCGACGCTGGGCGTCGGGACCGCAGGGCGATCCGAGAGCTGCTGGCGTCCACGCTGGGACTGGCGCAGGGCCGCGCCGGAGACCGAGACCGAGGCGGACAACTCACTCACCGAGACTCCGGAGACTCCCGTGGAGAAGGTGAACCTGGAGAACAAGTTCGCCCTCTTCTCCGAGCACTGGAAGCCCAAAGTGGTGGGGCAGTTGAACGGCCAGCAGGTGAAGCTCGCCAAGCTGAGCGGCTCGTTCGTGTGGCACCACCATGAGACCGAGGACGAGCTCTTCCTGGTGGTGAATGGCCACCTGCGCATGGAGCTGCGGGACCGGACGGTGGAGCTGGGGCCCGGGGAGTTCCTCATCGTCCCTCGGGGCGTGGAGCACCGGCCCGTGGCGGAAGGCGAGGTGGAAGTCCTGCTCTTCGAGCCTACCTCCACGCTGAACACGGGCAACGTGCGCAACGAGCGGACGGCCGAGGCCCTGGAACACCTCTAA
- a CDS encoding ATP-binding protein yields MPNEPTAATRMPPERALPAALLSSPSRNLPGPPLPQNERLRLETLLSYEILDTPPEPSFDDIAHMAALLCGTPLAFVSLTGETRQWFKACVGPSGGQEIPRDDSFCTYAILQNELFVVPDTTLDARFRDNPHVTGGLRIRFYAAAPLITPGGFVLGTVCALDLVPRELSPQQGRSLEALARQVVSLLELRRMNLSQQRLIDELRTTNERLEMIQHATNDIIWDWDLVTGRVVWNSRITDVLGYTLEQVGENSAWWYRHIHPDEQERLAQSFQRALAEGALKWTAEYSLRRSNGTWARVLDRTTIQRDGTGKPVRIYGAVVDLSEREEMRTRLALTDRMASVGTLAAGVAHEINNPLAYVIANLDFTLQEVDTAGTPGGTPVSELSQALEEAREGAERMRVIVRDLKMFSRPDDERMELVDICHAIDSAATMAWNEIRHRARLVKAYQAVPSLYANEARLGQVFLNLLINAAHAIPEGAADRNEIHVSTRLDAEGRIVVEVRDTGSGIPEEIRPRILEPFFTTKPTGVGTGLGLSICHGIISSLGGELQFESEVGRGSVFRVVLSPPDRPEPVTSLSAPAAQSLRRGRILVVDDEPMVLSAVKRTLAEEHDVTLFHGARAALEWLEQGLPWDLILCDLMMPEMTGMDFHEELSRRMPERAGQVVFVTGGAFTARARDFLGRVSNPRTEKPFDARVLRELVNARLNLASPRSGPDYKRH; encoded by the coding sequence GTGCCCAACGAGCCAACCGCGGCAACCCGCATGCCCCCGGAGCGGGCGCTGCCTGCGGCCCTGCTCTCTTCGCCCAGCAGGAACCTCCCGGGCCCCCCGTTGCCGCAGAACGAGCGGCTCCGGCTGGAAACCCTGCTCAGCTACGAGATTCTCGACACGCCGCCCGAGCCTTCTTTCGATGACATCGCCCACATGGCGGCCCTGCTGTGCGGCACGCCCCTCGCCTTCGTCTCGCTGACGGGCGAAACGCGCCAGTGGTTCAAGGCCTGCGTGGGCCCGAGCGGCGGCCAGGAAATTCCCCGGGACGACTCCTTCTGCACCTACGCCATCTTGCAGAACGAGCTGTTCGTGGTGCCGGACACCACCCTCGATGCGCGCTTCCGCGACAACCCCCACGTCACGGGCGGGCTGCGCATCCGCTTCTATGCGGCGGCGCCCCTCATCACCCCGGGAGGCTTCGTGCTCGGCACGGTGTGTGCCCTCGACCTGGTCCCCCGCGAGCTCTCCCCGCAGCAGGGCCGCTCCCTGGAAGCGCTGGCCCGGCAGGTGGTCAGCCTCCTGGAGCTGCGGCGCATGAACCTCTCCCAGCAGCGGCTCATCGACGAGTTGAGGACCACCAACGAGCGGCTGGAGATGATTCAGCACGCCACCAACGACATCATCTGGGACTGGGACCTGGTGACCGGCCGGGTGGTCTGGAACTCCCGCATCACCGACGTGCTCGGCTACACCCTGGAGCAGGTGGGGGAGAACTCCGCCTGGTGGTACCGCCACATCCACCCGGATGAGCAAGAGCGCCTGGCCCAGAGCTTCCAGCGCGCCCTGGCGGAGGGCGCCTTGAAGTGGACCGCGGAGTACAGCCTCCGCCGCTCCAATGGCACGTGGGCCCGCGTGCTGGACCGCACCACCATCCAGCGGGATGGGACCGGCAAGCCCGTGCGCATCTATGGGGCGGTGGTGGACCTGAGCGAGCGCGAGGAGATGCGCACCCGGCTGGCGTTGACCGACCGCATGGCCTCGGTGGGCACGCTCGCGGCCGGCGTGGCGCATGAAATCAACAACCCGCTGGCGTACGTCATCGCCAACCTGGACTTCACGCTTCAGGAGGTGGACACGGCCGGCACACCCGGTGGCACCCCGGTGAGCGAGCTGTCCCAGGCCCTCGAAGAGGCCCGCGAAGGCGCCGAGCGCATGCGCGTCATCGTCCGGGACCTGAAGATGTTCAGCCGGCCGGATGACGAGCGCATGGAGCTGGTGGACATCTGCCACGCCATCGACTCGGCGGCGACCATGGCATGGAACGAGATCCGCCACCGGGCGCGGCTGGTGAAGGCGTACCAGGCCGTCCCCTCGCTGTACGCGAACGAGGCCCGGCTGGGGCAGGTCTTCCTCAACCTGTTGATCAACGCTGCGCACGCCATCCCCGAAGGGGCGGCGGACCGCAACGAAATCCATGTCTCCACGCGGCTGGACGCGGAGGGCCGCATCGTCGTCGAGGTGCGCGACACGGGCAGTGGCATCCCCGAGGAGATCCGCCCGCGCATCCTCGAGCCCTTTTTCACCACCAAGCCCACGGGGGTGGGCACGGGCCTGGGGCTGTCCATCTGCCACGGCATCATCAGCAGCCTGGGGGGAGAGCTTCAGTTCGAGAGCGAGGTAGGCCGGGGCTCGGTGTTCCGGGTGGTGCTCTCTCCGCCGGACCGGCCGGAGCCCGTCACCTCCCTCAGCGCCCCCGCGGCCCAATCCCTGCGCCGCGGACGCATCCTCGTGGTGGACGACGAGCCGATGGTCCTCTCCGCCGTGAAGCGAACCCTGGCCGAGGAGCATGACGTCACCCTCTTCCACGGGGCGCGGGCGGCGCTGGAGTGGCTGGAGCAGGGCCTGCCGTGGGATCTCATCCTGTGCGATCTGATGATGCCGGAGATGACGGGCATGGACTTCCACGAGGAGCTGAGCCGGCGGATGCCGGAGCGCGCCGGGCAGGTTGTCTTCGTCACCGGGGGCGCGTTCACGGCGCGGGCCCGGGACTTCCTCGGACGGGTGTCCAACCCACGCACCGAGAAACCCTTCGATGCGCGGGTGCTGCGCGAGTTGGTGAACGCCCGCCTCAATCTCGCCAGCCCAAGGTCCGGTCCAGATTATAAGCGGCACTGA
- a CDS encoding AAA family ATPase, which yields MIESVHFKYFRALRDVSMTLTPLTVLVGPNSSGKTSVLAGLNPRFSVSSRVASHNVPIIPPSDYWKQNPTDEFGIQWQYGGNRSGRLSRRPGFTIGHKTQPLTLDLQELRSENVLAYANSLSPTGGNLTNVFSTLTRQQQASVANELCRLVPMFSDVDLIPTQSGKHQLRFQDRWNADLWLTPSQVSDGTMLILAFLVLQYQPDPADLITIEEPERALHPYLLDELIQLIRKMTTGEIGKKPVQFVLATHSAELLEYVRPEEVRFLTRAPEDGSVQVNEAPTGSTNWQQVYKEYRESLGSIWLSGNVGGVPGR from the coding sequence GTGATTGAATCGGTCCACTTCAAGTACTTCCGGGCGCTGCGGGACGTGAGCATGACGCTCACCCCCCTCACCGTGCTCGTTGGCCCCAATTCGTCCGGCAAGACCTCCGTATTGGCGGGACTGAATCCACGCTTCTCCGTCTCATCTCGCGTCGCATCTCACAATGTTCCTATCATACCGCCATCCGACTACTGGAAGCAGAATCCCACGGATGAGTTTGGAATTCAGTGGCAATACGGCGGCAATCGCTCTGGAAGGTTGTCACGCAGGCCTGGCTTCACCATTGGCCATAAAACACAACCCCTCACACTCGACCTCCAGGAACTTCGCAGCGAGAACGTGCTGGCTTACGCCAACTCCTTGAGCCCAACGGGAGGCAACCTTACCAACGTATTCTCCACCTTGACCCGGCAACAACAAGCGTCCGTGGCGAACGAACTGTGCCGACTCGTGCCCATGTTCAGCGATGTGGATTTGATCCCAACGCAATCAGGCAAGCATCAACTTCGCTTTCAAGACCGATGGAACGCCGATCTCTGGCTGACCCCTTCTCAAGTCTCAGACGGCACGATGCTGATTCTTGCCTTCCTCGTGCTCCAGTATCAGCCGGATCCGGCCGATCTCATCACCATCGAGGAGCCCGAGCGCGCACTGCATCCCTATCTCTTGGATGAACTCATCCAACTGATTCGCAAGATGACCACGGGGGAGATCGGCAAGAAGCCTGTTCAATTTGTCCTCGCCACCCACTCCGCCGAACTCTTGGAGTATGTGCGCCCCGAAGAAGTCCGGTTCCTCACGCGCGCACCGGAGGACGGCTCCGTGCAGGTGAATGAAGCCCCCACGGGCTCCACCAACTGGCAGCAGGTTTACAAGGAATACCGCGAATCGCTCGGCAGCATCTGGCTCTCCGGCAACGTGGGCGGAGTCCCGGGGCGATAA
- a CDS encoding glycoside hydrolase family 15 protein: MAGGGAVRIEDHGVIGDLRTVALIGSDGTLDWLCFPHFDSPSVFAALLDPERGGHFRIAPANDGAACKQFYWPDTNVLVTRFYTPEGVGELVDFMPVVENGNEHAREVVRRVRVVRGRMPFQMECFPAFNYGRTPHTTRLVAGGVNFVSETLSLTLASRVKLEAEERGVSARFELNEGESAVFNLREGAPKECTHMVHGHQSSEVLFRKTVRWWRQWLSKCSYKGRWREVVERSALALKLLTFAPTGAIVAAPTCSLPESPGGVRNWDYRYVWLRDAAFTVYAFLRVGFKEEAGAFMRWLEERCAEHHDGAPLNIMYSIDGSAVPQEQELEHFSGYGGARPVRIGNAAAAQLQLDIYGELMDSVYLYNKYGAPISYDFWRHLRRMVDWVCDHWQQEDEGIWEVRAGRRHFVYSKLMCWVAVDRAIRLADKRSFPADRARWLQVRDTIFEEIMQKGWCQDRKAFIQSYGHDALDAANLLMPLVFFLSPVDPRMISTLEAMRRTPAEGGLVSDGLVFRYDVDATLDGISGSEGTFNLCSFWLVEAMTRASVARPEYLEEARLTFERMLGYANHLGLYGEQTGMSGEALGNFPQALTHLSLISAAYNLDRTLGWRD; the protein is encoded by the coding sequence ATGGCCGGTGGGGGCGCGGTGCGCATCGAGGACCATGGGGTCATCGGCGATCTGCGCACGGTGGCGCTGATCGGCTCGGATGGGACGTTGGACTGGCTGTGCTTTCCGCACTTCGACAGCCCGAGCGTCTTCGCGGCGTTGCTGGATCCGGAGCGGGGAGGCCACTTCCGCATCGCCCCCGCGAATGACGGGGCGGCGTGCAAGCAGTTCTACTGGCCGGACACGAACGTGCTGGTGACGCGCTTCTACACGCCGGAAGGGGTGGGGGAGCTCGTCGATTTCATGCCCGTGGTGGAGAACGGCAACGAGCACGCGCGCGAGGTGGTGCGCCGGGTGCGCGTGGTGCGGGGCCGCATGCCGTTTCAGATGGAGTGCTTCCCGGCGTTCAACTACGGCAGGACGCCGCACACCACGCGCCTGGTGGCTGGCGGGGTGAATTTCGTCTCGGAGACATTGAGCCTGACGCTGGCGTCCCGGGTGAAGCTGGAGGCCGAGGAGCGGGGCGTGTCGGCGCGCTTCGAGTTGAACGAGGGCGAGTCGGCGGTGTTCAACTTGCGCGAGGGAGCCCCCAAGGAGTGCACGCACATGGTGCACGGCCACCAGTCCTCCGAGGTGCTCTTCCGGAAGACGGTGCGGTGGTGGCGCCAGTGGTTGTCGAAGTGTTCGTACAAGGGGCGGTGGCGCGAGGTGGTGGAGCGCTCGGCGCTGGCCCTCAAGCTGCTCACCTTCGCGCCGACGGGCGCCATCGTGGCGGCCCCGACGTGCAGCCTGCCCGAGTCTCCCGGCGGCGTGCGCAACTGGGACTACCGCTATGTCTGGCTGAGGGATGCGGCCTTCACCGTTTATGCCTTCCTGCGCGTGGGCTTCAAGGAAGAGGCGGGCGCCTTCATGCGCTGGCTGGAGGAGCGCTGCGCGGAGCACCACGATGGGGCGCCGCTGAACATCATGTACTCCATCGACGGCAGCGCCGTGCCGCAGGAGCAGGAGCTCGAGCACTTCTCCGGTTACGGGGGGGCCCGGCCGGTTCGCATCGGCAACGCCGCGGCGGCCCAGCTCCAACTCGACATCTATGGAGAGCTGATGGACTCGGTGTACCTGTACAACAAGTACGGGGCGCCCATCAGCTATGACTTCTGGCGGCACCTGCGGCGGATGGTGGACTGGGTGTGCGACCACTGGCAGCAGGAGGATGAGGGCATCTGGGAGGTGCGCGCGGGGCGCCGGCACTTCGTCTACTCGAAGCTGATGTGCTGGGTGGCGGTGGATCGGGCCATCCGGCTGGCCGACAAGCGCAGCTTCCCCGCGGACCGGGCCCGCTGGCTGCAAGTGCGCGACACCATCTTCGAGGAGATCATGCAGAAGGGCTGGTGCCAGGACCGCAAGGCTTTCATCCAGTCGTATGGGCACGATGCGCTGGATGCCGCGAACCTGCTGATGCCGCTGGTCTTCTTCCTCTCGCCTGTGGATCCGCGAATGATCAGCACCCTGGAGGCCATGCGCCGCACCCCCGCGGAAGGGGGCCTCGTGTCGGATGGGCTCGTGTTCCGCTACGACGTGGATGCGACGCTGGATGGAATTTCCGGCAGCGAAGGCACCTTCAACCTGTGCAGCTTCTGGCTCGTGGAGGCGATGACGCGGGCGAGCGTGGCCCGGCCCGAGTACCTGGAGGAGGCGCGGCTGACATTCGAACGGATGCTGGGCTACGCCAACCACCTGGGGCTGTACGGGGAGCAGACGGGCATGTCGGGCGAGGCGCTGGGCAACTTCCCCCAGGCGCTCACCCACCTATCGCTGATCAGTGCCGCTTATAATCTGGACCGGACCTTGGGCTGGCGAGATTGA
- a CDS encoding MBL fold metallo-hydrolase: protein MALRVHHLNCTTMCPPGGRLMDGRMDVSGRAALVCHCLLVETDRSLVLVDTGFGLNDVLRPQPRLSPLFLKGLCRPQLQEEMTALRQIERLGFKASDVRDILLTHLDFDHAGGLDDFPWARVHILDAEYLGAVAQKTALDQRRFRPGQWMNVNWVTYPTPQGGERWFGFECVRELAGLPPELLLVPLQGHTLGHSGIALQEGGQWLLHAGDAYFHHREMDGDKRRCPPGLRFYQTFMEKNRRQRMANQERLRELVRHHGSEVTVFCAHDAVEFERLESIEKVPLDSPFLTFPLQSDSSEPTLHV from the coding sequence ATGGCGCTGCGCGTTCACCACCTCAACTGCACGACGATGTGTCCTCCGGGCGGCCGACTGATGGATGGGCGCATGGACGTGTCGGGGCGTGCGGCCCTGGTGTGCCACTGCCTGCTGGTGGAGACGGACCGAAGCCTGGTGCTGGTGGACACGGGCTTTGGACTGAATGACGTGCTCAGGCCCCAGCCCCGGCTGAGCCCCCTGTTCCTCAAAGGGCTGTGCAGGCCTCAGCTCCAGGAGGAGATGACCGCCCTCCGGCAAATCGAACGGCTGGGCTTCAAGGCCTCGGACGTGCGCGACATCCTGCTGACGCACTTGGATTTCGACCATGCGGGCGGGCTGGATGACTTTCCCTGGGCCCGGGTGCACATCCTGGACGCGGAGTACCTGGGGGCGGTGGCGCAGAAGACGGCGCTGGATCAGCGGCGCTTCCGGCCGGGCCAGTGGATGAACGTGAACTGGGTGACGTACCCCACGCCGCAGGGAGGGGAGCGCTGGTTCGGATTCGAGTGCGTGCGCGAGTTGGCGGGCCTGCCGCCCGAGTTGCTCCTCGTGCCGTTGCAGGGGCATACGCTGGGGCACTCGGGCATCGCGCTCCAGGAAGGTGGCCAGTGGCTGCTGCATGCCGGGGACGCGTACTTCCACCACCGGGAGATGGACGGGGACAAGCGGCGGTGCCCACCGGGCCTGCGCTTCTACCAAACGTTCATGGAGAAGAACCGGCGCCAGCGGATGGCGAACCAGGAGCGGCTGCGCGAGTTGGTGCGGCACCACGGCTCCGAGGTGACGGTCTTCTGTGCCCACGACGCGGTGGAGTTCGAGCGGCTGGAGTCCATCGAGAAGGTGCCCCTCGACTCGCCCTTCCTTACTTTCCCTCTGCAAAGCGACTCGAGCGAACCCACGCTGCACGTGTGA